The bacterium sequence CTGCGCATCCTCGAGAGCCCGGAAGAGCTCGTCGAGCGCGTCGCCGCCTGGCGTCAGCGCATCATGGGCCTCTCTCTCGTCCACGAATTCGAGCCGGATCCGGAATAGAAAGAAGCAGCATGGATCGACTCGTCCTCACCGGCCTGCTCCTCGGCGCAGGCGCCCTGTTCGGCACGCAGATCCTCGAAGGGGGACATCCGGCCGCGCTCGCCCAGGGGCCCGCCGCCGTCATCGTCGGCCTCGGCACCCTCGGCGCGACGCTGCTCTCCACGACCCACGACGCCCTCGCGGCGGCACGCCGCGAGCTTCGGCTCGTCCTCGTCCGCCCGAGCGATCACCGTGGCGTCCTTCCGACCCGATTCCGGGACCTCGCGCTGGTCGCGCGCAAGGAGGGCCTGATCGCGCTCGAGCGGCAGCTCGCTCAGCAGCCGACCCCGTTCATGCGTCGCGCCCTGCGACACGTGATCGACGGCTGCGACGAGCTCCAGCTGCGCGCCGTCCTTCGCTCCGACGTCGAGGGGCGCGAACGCAATCGCCTGACGGGCGCCTCGGTCTTCGAGACCGCGGGCGGATACGCACCGACGATGGGCATCCTCGGCGCCGTCCTCGGTCTGGTGCGTGCGATGGAGGCGCTCTCGGACCCCGATGCACTCGGGCAGGGAATCGCGGTCGCCTTCATCGCGACGATCTACGGCGTGGGCCTGGCCAACCTGGTGCTGCTGCCGGTCGCCACCCGGATCCGAGGCCAGGTCGAGGCCCGCTCGGCGGAGGACGAGATGGTGATCGAGGGCGCGCTCGCCCTGCAGGCGGGCCTGCCCCCGCGCGCGATCGAAAGGCTCCTCCGCGCCCACCTGACGGACGAGGTGTCCTCGTGACCTCGGCTCCGCGCGAGCACGTCCTTCCGTGATG is a genomic window containing:
- a CDS encoding flagellar motor protein, with translation MDRLVLTGLLLGAGALFGTQILEGGHPAALAQGPAAVIVGLGTLGATLLSTTHDALAAARRELRLVLVRPSDHRGVLPTRFRDLALVARKEGLIALERQLAQQPTPFMRRALRHVIDGCDELQLRAVLRSDVEGRERNRLTGASVFETAGGYAPTMGILGAVLGLVRAMEALSDPDALGQGIAVAFIATIYGVGLANLVLLPVATRIRGQVEARSAEDEMVIEGALALQAGLPPRAIERLLRAHLTDEVSS
- a CDS encoding flagellar FlbD family protein gives rise to the protein MIWVTRLDGDRVLLNDDQVLYVEATHDTLLVMATGERLRILESPEELVERVAAWRQRIMGLSLVHEFEPDPE